A section of the Solitalea canadensis DSM 3403 genome encodes:
- a CDS encoding inorganic diphosphatase, which translates to MGVDPWHSVEPGDKRPEIVNAIIEIPKGSKAKYEVDKKTGLLKLDRVLFSSVMYPANYGFIPQTYCDDNDPLDILVLCSEEVIPLSIIEAKVIGVMHMIDGDERDDKIIAVANNDMSVNHINDISDLPPHTEKEITRFFQDYKALEQKNVKVEHFLGKRYAYKVINEAIELYDKTFRNKN; encoded by the coding sequence ATGGGAGTTGATCCGTGGCATTCGGTAGAACCGGGAGATAAGCGTCCGGAAATTGTAAATGCAATTATTGAGATCCCTAAAGGATCTAAAGCTAAATATGAAGTAGATAAGAAAACAGGTCTGCTAAAATTGGACAGAGTGTTATTCTCATCAGTTATGTATCCTGCTAACTATGGCTTTATACCACAAACCTACTGTGACGATAATGACCCGTTAGATATTCTTGTACTATGTTCAGAAGAGGTGATCCCTCTTTCGATCATAGAGGCTAAAGTTATTGGTGTTATGCACATGATCGATGGCGACGAGCGTGATGACAAAATCATTGCTGTGGCTAATAATGACATGTCGGTAAACCACATCAATGATATTTCGGATTTACCTCCACACACTGAAAAGGAAATCACACGCTTTTTCCAGGATTACAAAGCATTAGAACAAAAAAACGTAAAAGTAGAGCATTTCTTAGGCAAACGTTATGCCTATAAGGTGATTAATGAGGCGATTGAGCTTTACGATAAAACTTTTAGGAATAAGAACTAA
- a CDS encoding DedA family protein: MQEIIEFFQHIMNPTWILSQPIAFWLLLFIVFAETGLFVGFFLPGDSLLFITGMHLAKHPMRVMDGLEVGVAVVVLGVILAGIIGNTVGYWFGRKAGPTLFKKKDTFFFKQKHLQAAKDFYEKKGAGMIVIARFLPIIRTFAPIVAGIVQMDSKKFAFYNVVGCVAWVVSMVLGGYFLGMAFPWLGDHLEIIVIGIVVVTTVPVVLGYLKSKASSKKAETEV, from the coding sequence ATGCAGGAAATAATAGAGTTTTTTCAACATATTATGAATCCCACGTGGATTCTTAGTCAGCCAATAGCTTTTTGGTTATTGTTATTTATCGTATTTGCCGAAACCGGACTGTTTGTCGGCTTTTTCCTTCCCGGAGACAGTTTACTTTTTATTACCGGAATGCACTTGGCAAAACATCCTATGAGAGTTATGGATGGACTCGAAGTAGGTGTTGCTGTGGTAGTATTAGGGGTGATTTTAGCGGGTATTATTGGTAATACTGTTGGATATTGGTTTGGAAGAAAAGCCGGTCCGACACTCTTTAAAAAGAAAGACACTTTTTTCTTTAAGCAAAAACATTTACAAGCAGCTAAGGATTTCTACGAGAAAAAGGGTGCTGGTATGATTGTAATTGCTCGTTTCTTACCAATCATTCGTACATTTGCTCCGATTGTTGCAGGAATTGTTCAAATGGATTCAAAAAAGTTTGCATTTTACAATGTTGTAGGGTGCGTAGCTTGGGTTGTTTCCATGGTATTGGGCGGTTACTTTTTAGGAATGGCATTTCCTTGGCTTGGTGATCACTTAGAAATCATTGTTATCGGAATTGTGGTTGTTACAACAGTCCCGGTGGTATTAGGATATCTTAAATCTAAAGCAAGCTCAAAAAAAGCCGAAACAGAAGTGTAG
- a CDS encoding NADH-quinone oxidoreductase subunit N has product MASIIIIAITAIVVLFLGLYKAKSALMPVSVLGLLGAAGSLICEWGTNKSYFNDMVLFNNYAIAFSVVLIVTTILIFLLSVNYFEKISDNVAEYYTILLFALLGGIVMVSFQNMSMLFIGIEILSVSMYIMAGIKKTSLASNEAALKYLLMGAFTTGILLFGIALIYGATGSFNLSQIAGSAAQEPVLFYTGVIFMLIAMTFKVGAAPFHFWTPDVYQGSPTLITTFMSTVVKTAGFAAFLRLFSLAFSSVSPIWTVTFAVIIVLTLLVGNITAAYQQNVKRMLAYSSISHAGYMLIAIMTLADASASAVLIYSIAYSIASVASFGVLIAVKSQTGSDDISAFNGLGRTNPVLAFIMTVAMCSLAGIPLTAGFFGKFYTFGLAISLHYTWLVAIAVLMAAVGVYYYFRVIIAMYLREPQANATTIRLNNSYQFVLMLCLLITILLGIAPGFITNIL; this is encoded by the coding sequence ATGGCATCAATTATCATTATAGCAATTACCGCAATCGTAGTTCTTTTCCTTGGCTTGTATAAGGCTAAAAGCGCTTTAATGCCGGTTTCGGTATTGGGACTGTTGGGGGCAGCAGGTTCTCTTATTTGTGAGTGGGGCACCAACAAATCTTATTTTAACGATATGGTGTTGTTCAACAATTATGCAATCGCTTTTAGTGTTGTTTTAATTGTTACCACTATACTGATATTCTTGTTATCAGTAAATTATTTTGAAAAGATCAGCGATAATGTTGCTGAATATTATACGATTTTACTTTTCGCGTTGTTGGGAGGAATTGTAATGGTATCTTTCCAAAACATGTCAATGCTATTTATCGGAATTGAGATCTTATCGGTAAGTATGTACATTATGGCAGGTATTAAAAAGACTAGCCTTGCATCAAATGAGGCCGCATTAAAGTATCTATTGATGGGTGCATTTACCACAGGTATTTTATTGTTTGGTATTGCATTAATCTATGGAGCCACTGGTAGCTTTAATTTAAGCCAGATTGCAGGTAGCGCAGCGCAAGAACCTGTGTTGTTCTATACCGGTGTAATCTTTATGTTGATTGCGATGACCTTTAAAGTTGGTGCTGCTCCTTTTCATTTCTGGACACCAGACGTGTATCAAGGTTCTCCAACATTGATAACTACGTTTATGTCAACAGTTGTAAAGACTGCGGGATTTGCTGCATTCTTGCGTCTGTTCAGTCTTGCCTTTTCATCAGTATCTCCTATCTGGACGGTTACTTTCGCTGTTATTATTGTTCTTACCTTATTGGTTGGTAATATCACGGCGGCTTATCAGCAGAATGTTAAACGCATGTTGGCCTACTCAAGTATTTCGCACGCTGGCTATATGTTGATTGCTATTATGACATTAGCTGATGCTTCTGCAAGCGCAGTATTAATTTATTCTATTGCCTATTCAATTGCCTCTGTAGCTTCTTTCGGAGTTTTAATTGCTGTTAAATCACAAACAGGTTCGGATGATATATCAGCTTTTAACGGTTTGGGTCGGACTAACCCGGTATTGGCGTTTATTATGACCGTTGCCATGTGCTCTTTAGCAGGTATTCCTTTAACTGCTGGATTCTTTGGTAAATTCTATACTTTTGGACTTGCAATTTCGTTACACTATACATGGCTTGTTGCTATTGCTGTATTAATGGCGGCGGTAGGTGTGTATTATTACTTCCGTGTAATTATCGCAATGTACTTAAGAGAGCCTCAAGCGAATGCAACAACCATTCGACTAAACAACTCATATCAGTTTGTTTTGATGCTTTGCTTGTTGATCACTATTCTGCTTGGTATTGCTCCAGGCTTCATCACAAATATTTTGTAG
- a CDS encoding complex I subunit 4 family protein encodes MITYITALLVLFPILASVIVSQVRGEQVKKLALLFSLVELGLSIIALSKFDYTNPDSQFIYDKTWVDSLGIHFKVGMDGISLLLILLTTVLTPLIILSSFRKEFRKPHALYALVLFMQAGLIGVFTSLDAFLFYVAWEAALIPIYFISAIWGGEDRIRVTFKFFVYTMFGSLFMLIGIIYLYLHTPGTAQYIHSFDINQFYQVAADRGSQSWLFWCFFLAFAIKMPVFPFHTWQPDTYTTAPTIGTMLLSGIMLKMGVYGVMRWLLPVLPLGVMEWGKTALILSIIGVVYASIIAFTQKDIKRLIAYSSIAHVGLISAGLFTGNVQGMQGAMIQMVSHGINVVGLFFIVEIIFDRTKARENYLLGGIASSAPQLAATFLIIILGAVALPLTNGFVGEFLLLNSVYEYNVWYAAVAGLTIIFGAVYMFRMYQNVMLGPANSTTANVTDLIGSEKIVLYVICAMVIYFGFQPKYILHISEASVNNLLEIIRLKMQ; translated from the coding sequence ATGATTACATATATAACTGCATTATTAGTTCTATTTCCTATCCTGGCATCTGTGATTGTTTCTCAGGTGCGTGGCGAACAGGTTAAGAAACTCGCCCTCTTGTTTTCATTAGTTGAATTAGGTTTATCAATCATTGCATTATCAAAGTTTGATTATACTAATCCTGATTCTCAGTTTATTTACGATAAAACTTGGGTAGACTCATTAGGAATTCACTTTAAAGTTGGTATGGATGGTATCAGTTTGTTACTGATATTATTAACAACTGTTTTAACTCCATTAATCATTCTTTCTTCTTTCCGTAAAGAATTCCGCAAACCACATGCATTATATGCTTTAGTGTTGTTTATGCAAGCTGGTTTAATTGGCGTATTTACTTCTTTAGATGCCTTCTTGTTTTATGTAGCTTGGGAAGCAGCTTTGATTCCAATCTACTTTATTTCGGCAATCTGGGGTGGCGAAGATCGTATCCGCGTTACCTTCAAATTCTTTGTGTATACCATGTTCGGAAGTTTGTTTATGCTGATAGGTATTATCTATTTGTATTTACATACTCCTGGAACTGCACAATATATTCACTCGTTTGACATTAACCAGTTTTATCAGGTTGCTGCAGACAGAGGTTCACAATCATGGTTATTCTGGTGCTTTTTTTTAGCATTTGCGATTAAGATGCCTGTATTTCCATTTCACACTTGGCAGCCCGACACGTATACTACCGCTCCAACAATTGGTACGATGTTACTTTCAGGTATTATGTTGAAGATGGGGGTTTATGGGGTTATGCGTTGGTTACTTCCTGTGCTTCCATTAGGAGTTATGGAATGGGGAAAAACAGCATTGATCCTTTCAATTATTGGTGTCGTATATGCCTCAATTATTGCTTTCACCCAAAAAGATATTAAACGTCTGATTGCTTATTCTTCAATTGCACACGTTGGTTTAATATCAGCTGGTCTTTTTACAGGAAACGTTCAAGGAATGCAAGGAGCAATGATTCAGATGGTGAGTCACGGTATCAATGTGGTTGGTCTTTTCTTCATTGTTGAAATCATCTTTGATCGAACCAAAGCAAGAGAGAATTATTTATTAGGAGGTATCGCCTCATCGGCACCGCAATTGGCTGCGACATTCTTAATAATCATATTAGGAGCAGTTGCACTTCCGTTAACAAACGGTTTTGTGGGTGAGTTCTTATTATTAAACAGTGTATACGAGTATAATGTATGGTATGCAGCAGTGGCAGGTTTAACGATTATTTTTGGTGCTGTATATATGTTCAGAATGTACCAAAATGTAATGTTAGGTCCAGCTAATAGCACAACTGCTAACGTGACAGATTTAATTGGTTCTGAGAAAATCGTGCTGTACGTTATCTGTGCAATGGTGATATATTTCGGTTTCCAGCCAAAATATATTCTTCATATTTCCGAAGCATCTGTAAACAATCTGTTAGAGATTATAAGATTAAAAATGCAATAG